A genomic segment from Tuwongella immobilis encodes:
- a CDS encoding Gfo/Idh/MocA family protein — MSHRLDRRDFLQTTAAISASAWLLQDELVTAAERKSPNEKLNIGLIGAGGKGEANRDGVASENIVALCDVDDNRAANSFRKYPKAARYRDFRQMLEKEKLDAVVVSTPDHTHAIAAISAMKLGLHVYCEKPLTWSVEEARLMTKVAREQKVATQMGNQGTAESGLRQAVEVIQAGTIGEVTEVHVWTNRPIWPQGMMERPKQMMSPPSSLSWDLFLGGAKETPYHSSYLPFSWRGWWDYGTGALGDMACHTANMAYMALKLGAPKSVEVVYSSGLSPVSPPKSSVLKYTFPARGEGYPAVTLFWYDGGKLPPADLVKGLNLPSSGSLLVGKKGMLYSPNDYGAQYKLLPEADFKEVKLPPQTIARSPGHYREWIEACKGGKPAMSNFDYAGPFTEFVLLGNVALRVGKTINWDAESLKAAGCPEADEFIRREYRKGWALPV; from the coding sequence ATGTCGCACCGATTGGATCGTCGTGACTTCCTGCAAACGACCGCTGCCATCAGCGCCTCGGCGTGGTTGCTGCAAGATGAGTTGGTGACTGCTGCGGAACGCAAATCGCCCAACGAAAAGCTGAACATCGGCTTGATTGGTGCGGGCGGTAAGGGCGAAGCCAATCGCGATGGCGTGGCCAGCGAAAATATCGTCGCCCTTTGCGATGTGGATGACAACCGCGCGGCCAACTCGTTCCGCAAGTATCCGAAGGCGGCTCGCTATCGTGATTTCCGCCAAATGCTGGAAAAAGAAAAGCTCGATGCCGTCGTGGTCAGCACGCCCGATCACACGCACGCGATTGCGGCCATCTCGGCGATGAAACTCGGGCTGCATGTGTATTGCGAAAAGCCGCTGACCTGGTCGGTCGAAGAAGCGCGATTGATGACCAAAGTGGCCCGCGAGCAAAAAGTCGCCACGCAAATGGGCAACCAAGGGACCGCCGAAAGCGGACTCCGCCAAGCGGTCGAAGTGATCCAAGCAGGCACTATCGGCGAAGTGACCGAAGTGCATGTTTGGACGAATCGCCCGATTTGGCCGCAAGGAATGATGGAACGGCCCAAGCAGATGATGTCGCCGCCGTCGAGCCTGTCGTGGGATCTGTTCCTGGGTGGAGCCAAGGAAACGCCGTATCACAGCTCGTATCTGCCGTTCTCGTGGCGGGGCTGGTGGGATTACGGCACGGGTGCGCTGGGGGATATGGCGTGCCATACCGCCAACATGGCCTACATGGCGCTCAAATTGGGCGCTCCGAAGTCGGTGGAAGTGGTCTATTCGTCGGGACTTAGCCCGGTTAGCCCGCCGAAATCCAGCGTGCTGAAGTATACCTTCCCGGCACGCGGCGAAGGGTACCCGGCGGTGACCCTGTTCTGGTACGACGGTGGGAAACTGCCGCCCGCCGATCTGGTCAAGGGGCTGAATCTCCCCTCCAGCGGATCGCTCTTGGTCGGGAAGAAGGGGATGCTGTATTCGCCCAATGATTACGGTGCGCAATACAAGCTGCTTCCAGAAGCCGATTTCAAGGAAGTGAAATTGCCTCCGCAGACGATCGCTCGTTCGCCTGGGCATTATCGGGAATGGATCGAGGCTTGCAAGGGCGGCAAACCGGCGATGTCGAATTTCGATTACGCGGGTCCGTTCACCGAATTCGTGTTGCTCGGCAACGTCGCATTGCGCGTCGGCAAGACCATCAACTGGGATGCCGAATCCCTGAAGGCTGCCGGCTGCCCCGAAGCCGATGAATTCATTCGCCGCGAATATCGCAAGGGTTGGGCTTTGCCCGTGTAA
- a CDS encoding SirB1 family protein — translation MTFEQALVILSQAPQASLDLEWLALLLAQDESPELDVSVYLSKLDDLAEQCGDQLLGEWPNRVQQFADWLFHPNRFRGNQHDYYDPRNSFLSDVIDRQLGIPITLSILAIAVGQRLGLTLHGVGLPGHFVVCAREAGYAPILFDPFHGGKLLNRSDCELLIQSSTGLQVPVTDDTLAPLSKPLIVLRMLANLKAIYLQRGDLNRARRVIARMQTLMPRDPIHRRDLGVVCLQLGQAGRAIDELTAYVEMSPYAADRSMVESAIAQAKAEVAKWN, via the coding sequence ATGACGTTCGAGCAAGCGTTGGTGATTCTTTCCCAAGCACCCCAGGCATCGCTGGATCTGGAATGGCTCGCGCTCTTGCTCGCGCAGGACGAGTCCCCGGAATTGGATGTCTCCGTTTATCTGTCCAAATTGGACGATCTGGCAGAACAATGCGGCGATCAACTCCTCGGCGAGTGGCCGAATCGTGTGCAACAGTTTGCCGATTGGCTGTTTCACCCCAATCGATTCCGCGGCAATCAACACGATTATTACGATCCGCGCAATAGTTTTCTAAGCGATGTCATCGACCGCCAACTGGGGATTCCCATCACCCTGTCGATTCTGGCAATCGCGGTGGGACAGCGGCTGGGCCTCACCCTTCACGGCGTTGGGTTACCGGGTCATTTCGTTGTCTGTGCCAGAGAGGCCGGATATGCTCCAATCCTGTTCGACCCATTCCACGGTGGAAAACTTCTGAATCGCAGCGATTGCGAGTTGCTCATTCAATCCTCGACCGGGTTGCAGGTGCCAGTGACCGATGACACCCTTGCTCCGCTGTCCAAGCCATTGATTGTCTTGCGCATGCTGGCGAATCTGAAGGCGATCTATCTGCAACGGGGCGACCTGAATCGGGCTCGCCGCGTCATCGCCCGCATGCAGACGCTGATGCCGCGAGACCCCATCCATCGCCGCGACCTGGGAGTTGTCTGCCTGCAACTGGGGCAGGCCGGGCGTGCGATCGACGAACTCACCGCATACGTCGAAATGTCGCCGTATGCTGCGGATCGTTCGATGGTCGAATCGGCAATTGCGCAAGCGAAAGCGGAAGTCGCAAAATGGAACTAA
- a CDS encoding TIGR03009 domain-containing protein: MRCAVWCVTGMLILTGSVFAQNPVAPPADPMASRLDVLLKAWEDRMKNTSTLYTECTRTEINKTFNTTEVFTGQARYMKPNLARLDLLKKDDPNNYEKYVCTGTYLYEYRPKNKLVRIHDMPKGNGNAVADNASMSFIFGMKADEAKQRFQLTLRKEDNFWIYVDILPKYPADKQEFTKAQMVFYASPASNAMLPRRLWFEHPNGDEIMWEFNTIQTNVQLERNDFVAPSAPKDWQVVRANAQAPQAQPNPGPGRSVMPMGDARPENGIPNRPLGPKP, translated from the coding sequence ATGCGTTGCGCAGTTTGGTGCGTTACAGGAATGCTGATCCTGACCGGATCGGTGTTCGCACAGAATCCGGTGGCACCTCCCGCCGATCCCATGGCGAGCCGTCTTGATGTACTGCTCAAAGCCTGGGAAGATCGAATGAAAAACACTTCGACTTTGTATACCGAGTGCACCCGCACAGAAATTAATAAGACCTTCAACACGACCGAAGTCTTTACTGGGCAAGCGCGATACATGAAGCCGAATCTCGCGCGGCTGGATCTGCTGAAAAAAGACGATCCGAACAATTACGAGAAATATGTCTGCACGGGCACGTATCTGTATGAATATCGCCCCAAAAATAAGTTGGTGCGGATTCACGATATGCCCAAGGGGAACGGGAACGCGGTGGCCGACAATGCGTCGATGTCGTTCATCTTCGGCATGAAGGCGGACGAAGCCAAACAGCGCTTCCAGCTCACACTCCGAAAAGAAGACAACTTTTGGATTTATGTCGATATTCTGCCCAAATACCCGGCCGACAAGCAAGAGTTCACCAAGGCTCAAATGGTGTTCTATGCGTCGCCCGCTTCCAATGCGATGCTTCCTCGCCGACTCTGGTTTGAGCATCCCAATGGCGATGAAATCATGTGGGAGTTCAACACGATTCAAACGAACGTGCAGCTCGAACGCAATGATTTCGTTGCGCCGTCGGCTCCGAAGGATTGGCAAGTGGTGCGGGCCAATGCCCAGGCACCGCAGGCTCAGCCGAATCCTGGGCCTGGTCGATCGGTAATGCCGATGGGCGATGCACGGCCGGAAAACGGCATCCCGAACCGTCCGCTCGGTCCCAAGCCGTAA
- a CDS encoding RsmD family RNA methyltransferase, producing MQRTQIRIVSGSLRGRKIECLVHESMRPTPQMVREALFSILGNAVPGRVFYDIFSGTGVNGFEAISRGAKQSVFLERDPKLANEIERYLNRFTVTDRGQVIRTDVYRWAERWIPLGGKPVNLFLSPPFPDLGARHEAFEKLVRTLIQKMPDNSVIALQTEDGYALDWLPDLDQWDIRKYGRNVLAFWVKEAPDADDADADNGAEADASPKSPRSSAIREFSGDSLPDSNRRPADDADAGDDSTSTSDRA from the coding sequence ATGCAACGTACGCAAATTCGCATCGTTTCGGGAAGTTTACGGGGCCGAAAAATCGAGTGCCTGGTGCACGAATCGATGCGCCCCACCCCGCAAATGGTCCGCGAAGCCTTGTTCAGCATTTTAGGAAACGCCGTCCCGGGACGAGTTTTTTACGACATTTTTTCCGGCACCGGCGTCAACGGCTTCGAAGCCATCAGTCGCGGGGCCAAACAATCGGTATTTCTGGAACGCGATCCGAAACTCGCCAACGAAATCGAACGGTATCTCAATCGATTCACCGTGACCGATCGCGGCCAAGTCATTCGCACCGATGTTTATCGCTGGGCTGAGCGCTGGATTCCGCTGGGCGGAAAGCCGGTGAATCTGTTCCTCAGTCCGCCATTCCCGGATTTGGGTGCCCGTCACGAAGCCTTTGAAAAGCTCGTTCGGACGCTCATTCAAAAGATGCCGGATAATTCCGTGATCGCGCTGCAAACCGAAGATGGCTACGCGCTGGATTGGCTGCCCGATTTGGATCAATGGGATATTCGCAAGTACGGTCGCAATGTCTTGGCCTTCTGGGTGAAGGAAGCCCCGGATGCCGACGATGCAGATGCGGACAACGGTGCAGAAGCCGATGCCTCGCCGAAATCGCCGCGTTCATCGGCGATTCGGGAGTTCTCGGGCGATTCGCTTCCAGATTCGAACCGTCGGCCAGCCGATGATGCGGATGCTGGGGAT